DNA from Amorphoplanes friuliensis DSM 7358:
CGTTCGCGCTGCTCGCAGGCGAACGACCGCGCACCGCGGAATGACCCGGACCCGGTACCACAACGGCAGCGCTTGTCACAAAACATCACCCGCCATTGGCGGCCTACGAGCCCCATCGCCCGCTTGACCAACGTCCCCAGGCAACACAGCTAGCCGCACAGAACGTCGCGTTGGCGCCGAGGCAGCGACTGAACGGGCCGATCCTCATGGCGCGCGTGTCGGCGCGGCTGCGGGCACAGGCAATCGAGCCCAGCACGTAGTCCGGGATGAAATTGATCTCGATGTCGTTGCCGCTGGGCGCCCACTGCGAGCGCCACGGCTCGAGGTGGGTGGGCAGCCCGGAGCGGCTGAAGCCCATGGGATGGTTGGCGATCACCAGTTTGTCGCTGTCTCCGGCGGCCGGGATGAACCAGCCCTCCAGCGGTACTCCGTACGCCGACGGGAAGGTGATTTCCTCGAGCTAGGAGCGTTCCTCAAGTCCCGGCGTGACGGCATCGGTCCGGCCTCGTCCCACTGCTCACCGACCTGCACGAACCCGAACCCGAGGTCGGGCTGACCGCCGGTCCGCGGCGCAGGGTCGCCGGTCTGCGCCGCGACGAGGTCGCGCGGCTTGCGATCGAGTTGAACGGCCCGGCACCGGACCCCGCCGACATCACCGCCAGCTTCGTGTACCGCTGGTTAACCGATTCCGGCATACGCGCCCAATTTCCTGCCGAGGACCATGACGCGGAGGCACACACCCTGGTCGCCGACCTGCGCGCCGGCGTCACCCGTCGGGACCCGGCGGATCCGGACGCCATCCGGCTCATCGACGAGCTCACCACTCGCAGCCCGTGGTTCGGTCAGTTGTGGGACCGGCATGAGGTGGCCGTTCGCCGCCACGAGTTCAAGCGGCTGCTGCACCCCCCGCCTCGGCTTGATCGTCTACAACTGCCATGCACTGCTCAGCGAGGACACTACGCAGCGCCTGATCTGGTACAGCCCCCACTTCTTCGGACCCCGGACCGTCCGGCGTTGACGGCCTGGCACACCCTGACCTCGTCACCCGTCGAGCCTGACGACCAGGCCGGCGCCTAGCGGGCGAGGGCCAGGCGGGCGCCGAGGCCGAGGAGGGCCGCGCCGCTGAGGCCGTCGATCGTGCGGCGGACGCGGGAACGTGCGAAGAGGCGCCGGAACGCGGCCACCAGGTTGGCGACCGTGAAGAACCACACCAGGGTCACGGCCACTGCCAGCAACGACAGGGTCAGCGTGTCGACCGCGGTGGGGTGTGCGGGCAGGAACTGCGGCAGCAGGGCCAGGAAGAACACTGCGGCCTTCGGGTTCAGCGCGTTGCACAGCAGCCCGTCGCGGAAGGCGCCGCCGGTGGTGCCCGGGGCGACCGCGAGGCCGTCCGGGGCGGGGCGGAACGCGGCCAGTAACGCCCGGATGCCCAGGTAGGCGAGGTACGCCGCACCCGCGTACCGGATGGTGGTGAGCACGACCGGGACCGTGGCGACCAGGGCGGCCACCCCGGCGGCCGCGGCGACGGCCCAGAGGAACACCCCGGTGGCGATGCCGGCGGCTGCGGCCATGCCCTCGGTCCGGCCGCGGAGGGCGGACCGGCGCACGACCACCGCGAAGTCGGGCCCGGGTGACATCGCCCCGAGACTCACCACACCGCAGAACGCCACCAGCTGGGTCACCGTCGTCATGATCACACCGTACGACCGGACGGGTGACGTGCGCCGCCCGGCGGCACCGCGGTCCGACGGCATTCCGGGGGACCGGGCATCATGACCTCGTGAAATCGGTGCGGGAGACGATCGCCGCGGTGGTCGCGGGGCAGACCGGGTACGAGGACGGCCTCGACCTGCTCGCCGTCGCGCCGGCCACGGAGGTCGACCCGGTCCTGACCGCGGCGCTGTTCGACGCCACCGCGCGGCTCTGGCGGGGTGGCTGGCAGCCCGCCGAGCTGCACCGGGTCGTGACCCGGCGCGGTTCAGGGGTGCAGCCGCTGCTGATCGCGGATGCCGTCGCGGCGTACCTGCGAGGTTTTGCCCCGAAGAGCGTCGACGCGCGCTGGCGGGCGCAGGCCACCGAGCTGGACGCCCGGCCCTGGTGGGGTGACGACGCCGATTACCTGCGGGAGACGGTCGCTCACCGCCGGGTCGACCGGGTGACGCTGATCGACGCGATGCTGTCGCTGCTCGCCCTGCTGGCGACGCTGCCACCGATCGAGATGCTGGTCCCGCCGCCGGGTCAGGCGACGCCGGCCCGGCGGGCGCCCGGCACCGACGCGAAGCTCGAACGGGTGCGGGCGCTGCTGGCCAAGGCCGAGGCCACCACGTTCCCGGCCGAGGCCGAGGCCTACACGGCCAAGGCGCAGGAGTTGATCTCGCGGCACAGCCTCGACGAGGCGCTGCTGAGCGCCGACAGCGAGACCGTGATCCCGTACGCCCGGCGCATCGGCGTCGACCACCCCTATGAGAACGAGAAGGCGTCGCTGCTGACCTCGGTGGCCCGCGCCAACCGCTGTCATGTCGTGTGGTCGCCCGAGTTCGGCTTCGCGACCGTGTTCGGCTTCGACGCCGACATCGACGCGGTCGACCTGCTGCACACCTCGCTGCTGGTCCAGGCGCACCGGGCGATGGCCCGCACCGAGCCGCCCGGCGGCAAGGCGGGACGGTCCCGGCTCAAGACCTTCCGGCAGTCGTTCCTGGTCGGCTATGCGGTCCGGATCGGTGAACGGCTCGCCGAGGCCAGCCGGGTGGCGCTGGAGCAGACCGGTGACACGTCGGCGCTGCTGCCGGTGCTGGCCTCCCGCGATCTGCGGGTCCGCGAGGCCCGTGACCGCTCGTTCCCGCAGACGGTCCGTGGGCGCGGCTTCCGGGTGGGCAACCTCGAGGGCTGGGAGTCGGGTCGGGAGGCGGCCGACGAGGCCCGGCTGCACTGAGGATCACGGACTGAAAGATCTTGATTCCACTGTGTAGGGTTCAAGTGTGGGCAAGACAATAGTGGTTCGCATCACCGTGGTGGCCGACGACGAGACCGCGTCCGACGAGGCCATGCACAAACTCCTCGACGAGCTGCACGACTTCGACGACATCGTCTCCGTCGAGCAGGCCACCCGGCCCGGCGAGGCTCCCGACGGCGCCAAGAGCGCCGAGCTGCTGGCCGTCGGCACCCTGCTGCTGACCATCGTCGCGCAGCCGGAAGTGCTGACCCACCTGCTGACCTACGTGGCCGACTGGCGGCGCCGGCAGGGCCGTAAGGGTCGAGGCCGCATCGAGCTCCGCACCCCTCGTGGCGAGCTGATCCTCACCAACGCCACCGACGCGCAGGCGGACCAGCTGATCAAGACGTTCATCGAGGAGGTCATCGACCCTGACTCGTAGACGTGCGCTGATCATCGCGACGCAGCGCTACCGCAGCAGGACCTTCGCCACGCTGCCCGGCACCACCAAGGACGCCGCCGACCTGAAACGTGTCCTCGCCGACCCGCGCATCGGGGACTTCGAGGTCAAGGTCCTCCACAATCCCACCGTGCGTGCGGCCGGGCTGGCGGTGAAGCGGTTCTTCTCCAAGGCCAAGCCGGACGACCTGTTGCTGCTGGCCATCACCGGACACGGCAAACGCGACGATCGCGGCAAACTGTTCTTCGTCAACCGCGACACCGTGCCCGACTCCCTGTGGGTCACCGGGCTCTCGGCCGAGCACGTCAGCCACGAGATGCGCAACAGTCCGGCGCGCAAGACCGTCGTGCTGCTCGACTGCTGTTTCTCCGGCGCTTTTGTGCACGACGAGGGTCTGGCCATCCCGCTCCCGCCGGCCGCGCCCGGCCAGGCCGCCACCGAGGAGGACGAGGAGGACCGGCGCACCCGCGGCACCGTGATCATCACGGCGTCGACGTCGATCGAGCAGGCCTTCGAGACGAACGGCGACGGCGACAAGATCCGTAGCGGTCTCTTCACCCGCTGTGTCGTGGACGGGCTCGAGACCGGGGAGGCCGACCTCAACCGGGACGGCGAGGTCGACGTCAACGAGCTGTACCAGTACGTCGCCACCCAGATGGGACGCATCGCGAAGGGGCGGCGGCAGAACCCGACCTATTCGGCGCACCGGATGCAGGGCGTCCTGCGGATCGCGCACAGTGCGCTGCCCCAGGTCGTCGATCGGCCGCAACCGGTCCGCACGCCGAGGCCGCGACCCGCACCGGTCCCCACGAACCACGGACCGCTGTCCCGGCGGGTGCTGGTGCCGCTGCTCGTGCTCGGTGGACTGCTCAGCGGCTGCGCCACGCAGGCGGACAGCACGATCGGCGGTGGCGGCTGCCCGACACCGGTGCAGGTCCGCGTGGCTGCCGCGCCGGGCGGGCTCACCGCGTACAGGGAGATAGCCGCCGGGTTCGAGGACTGGGTCGCCGGCCGGCAGCACGGCTGCCGCGGTGTTGATCTCTACGTCTATCCGGTCGAGGCCGGTGAGGTGACCGCGGGGCTGCGGCGGGGCTGGACGACCGGCGAGGACGGTGCCGACTACCTCCGCGACGCCGGGCCGCAACCGGACGTCTGGCTGCCGGCGGCGGCGACCGACGTGCCGCCCGGCGGGCTCCGGGACGTCATCGACCGCGTGGAGCAGGTCGCGCAGACACCGGTCGTGCTCGGTGTGCCCGCACGGGCCCGCGCCGACGACGGCCTGCGGCGGGCCGTGCTGTCCTGGCCGGACCTGTTCGCCGCGGTCAGCCGGGACCCCGGGGTCGTCCGCGCCGACTTCGCTTCCTCGGTGATCGCCCGCATGGCCACCGCCAAGCTGTACGCCGACGGCACGATCGACCAGGCCGTGGCGCGGACCACGGTCGAGCAGCCGCTGGAGAAGGCTCTCGACGCCGGCACCTACCCGGTCGGCGACGAGGCCGGCCTGCTGTGCCGGCAGCGGGCGGCCCGGAGCAGCACGGCCGTGATCGTCACCGAGCAGCAACTCGTCCGCTTCAACCGCGGTGATCCCCTCGACGGCGCGTGCACGGGTGCCGCTCCCCCGGCGTCCGCGGACCGGCTGCTGGCGTTCTATCCGGCCGACACGCCCGCGCTGGAGCAGGTCGTGGTGACGCTGGACTGGCAGGGACGCGCCCAGAGCGCGACGACCCGGGCGTACGCGACCTGGTTCGTGCGCTGGCTCCGGCAGATCCCGGGCCGCCAGGTGCTGCTTCGGGCCGGTCTGCGCCCGCCGGGCCTGGACGCGGACGAGCCCCTCGGGCCGGCTTACGGGGCTCTCACCGTCTGGCCGTTCGCCCGTGTCGTCCCTGACGAGCCGGACGAACTGACCCGCAGCGACACCGCCACGCTCCACGCGGCCACCCGCCGGCCCGGCCGGTTCCTGGTCGCGCTGGACGCGTCCGGCTCGATGAGGACCGTGACACCCGACCCGGATCGGACCCGCTTCGAGGTCGCGGCGGCCGCGGTCGAGCAGGCGGCCACCCGCTTGGGCCGGCGCGACGAGCTCGGCCTGCTCACTTTCAGCGGCCGGGCCACCCGTGAGGTGCTGCCGATCGCCCCGGCCGGTGCGGACCCCGTCGGCCGGGTCCACCGCGCCACGGCGCCGATCCAGCCGGCCGGGGGCACACCCCTCTACGAGGCGGTCCGCCGCGGCGCCTCCGCCCTGCGCGCCGGCCCGGGTGATCCACTGCGGACGCTGGTGGTGCTCACCGACGGTCAGGACACCAGCGGGCAGCCGCGCCCGTCGGCCGCACAGACCGCGGGTGTCCGCATCTTTGTCATCGCCGTCGGGGACGTGAGCTGCGCCGACGCCACGCTGGCGGGCCTGGCGACCGGCACCGGCGGCCGCTGTTTCGACGCCGGAAAGGGCTCACTCGAGCCGGTGCTCACCGGCCTGTTCCGGGCCGCCTGGGAAACGGGGAACTGACATGCCGCGCCGCAGACACTGGATGACGTTCGTCGCCGGCAACCTGACCGGCGCCGCCATCGCGGCCTGCCTGTTCGTCTTCGGCCCGCTCGCCGGCCCGGAGGAGCTCGAGAGCGGCGAACTGGTCATCCTCAGCGGGCAGGACGACAGCGCCGGCGGGCAGCGGCAGCAGCTGGTGACCATCTGGAACGACACCCACCCCCGCAACCAGGCCCGGATCGTCACCCTGCCGGAGGCCGCCGACGGCCAGTACGCCGAGATGGTCAACCGCGCCGGCGACGGCGGCACCGACATCTTCAACCTCGACGTGGCCTGGACCGCCCGCTTCGCCGCCCCGCCGTCCGGGCGCCGGCTGATCCGCCCGATCGACGAGTCGCTGCTGGCCGAGCGGCCGGACCAGGCGTTCATGACCAAGCCCCTGGCCACCTGCCGGTACGCCGATCAGCTGTGGGCACTGCCGTTCAACACCGACGCCGGCCTGCTCTACTACCGCACCGACCAGGGGCTGAAGCCGCCGTTCGACTGGTCGAAGATCCGTGCCGCCGGGACGAAGCCCGGTTTCAAGGCCACCTGGACCGGTCAGCTCAACAGTTACGAGGGACTCACGGTCAACTTCCTCGAGACCGTGTGGTCGCTGGGCGGTGACCTGGCGGTCGCGCCCGACGGCCGGGTCACTCTCGACCTGGCCAAGTGGGACGAGGCCGCCAAGCTGCTCACACCTTCACGGGACGCAAAACCGGGGCTGGTCCTGCCGGACTCGGTGTCGTTCGAGGAGACCAGCAGCCGGAGTGCGTTCCGGGACGGCCAGACGATGTTCATGCGCAACTGGCCGGTGGCCTACCGGGCCATGCGCACGGCCGAGCCGGCCGGCAAACCGTTCGCCTTCGACGTGACACGGCTGCCGGGTGACAGTGTCCTCGGCGGGCAGAATCTGGCGATCTCGGAGCGGACGACCAAGCCCCGGGCGGCGCAGGCCCTGATCGAGTTCCTGACCAACGAACGCAGTCAGCGGCTGCTCTTCGACAACGGCGGTTTTGCGGCGACCCGGGCCGCCGTCTACGAGGACGAGGCGATCAAGCAGAAGTACGCCTACCTGCCGCGGCTGCGCGAGGCGATCGACACCGCCCGTCTGCGCCCGGTCTCACCGAACTACGTGACGTTCAGCCGGGTGCTCAACGAGCGGGTGCACGAGGTGCTGGTCGGGCGTAGTCCGGCGTTGCCGCGGGATCTGGCCGACCAGCTGACGAGGGCCCTGCAGGGCCGATGATCCCGCAGGGCCCCGCCGCTCAGCTGTGGTCGCGCAGCAGCTCGTGCGTCTGCTGGATCTTGGCCCACGACTTCGGCGCCACCGGCTCCGCGAACGCCGACATGCCGTCCACGGCCGGCTTCGACGGCGTGTAGAGCCACGCGTCGAACAGGTCGTCGAGCTGCTCACCGGAGACCTTCTCGGCCAGCGCGATGAACTGCTCGGTGTTGCCGTTGCCGTACCTGTGCTCGGCCACCCACGTCTTCAGCAGCGTGAAGAAGTCCTGGTCGCCGATGGTGTTCCGGAGCTGGTGCAGCGTCATCGCCCCCCGGTCGTAGACGGCGCCACCGAAGATCTCCGACGGACCGGGCTCGGCCGGTGCGACGGTCCAGAAGTCGTCGGGCTCGACGGCGTACAGGTAGTCGAAGATCTCCTGGGCGGTGCCCTCACCCTGCTCCTCGGACCAGAGCCACTCGGCGTAACTGGCGAAGCCCTCGTTGAGCCAGATGTTCTTCCACTGGTCGACCGACACGGTGTCGCCGAACCACTGGTGGGCGTTCTCGTGCACGATCACCGACGTGTTCGACCCGGAGCGGAAGAAGCCGGACGAGTAGACCGGCCGCGTCTGGGTCTCCAGGGCAAAACCGAGGGTGTCCGGCGGGGCGACAACACCACCGCGGGCCTCGAACGCGTACGGGCCGAACAGCCCGCTCTCCCAGTCGACGATCTCGGCGGTCCGCTCGACACTGGCCTTGGCCGCGTCCTCGAAGTCGGGCGTGAGCAGGTCGGAGTACGCGTTGATGACCTGCTGGCCGTCGGCCGTGGTGTCACGGGTGATCTCGTACTGCCCGATGGCCAGGAACGCCAGGTAGGTCGCCTGGGGCTTGACCGACCGCCAGCTCCAGCGGGTCCAGCCCAGGATCTCCTGCACGGGGTTGCGCGGCATGACACCGTTGCTGATCACCTCGACACCGTCGGGCACGGCGACCGAGACGTCGAAGGTGGCCTTGTCGCTCGGGTGGTCGTTGCTCGGGAACCACCACCAGGCCTCCTCGGGCTCGCCCACCGCGAGGGCA
Protein-coding regions in this window:
- a CDS encoding MmyB family transcriptional regulator, producing MNGPAPDPADITASFVYRWLTDSGIRAQFPAEDHDAEAHTLVADLRAGVTRRDPADPDAIRLIDELTTRSPWFGQLWDRHEVAVRRHEFKRLLHPPPRLDRLQLPCTAQRGHYAAPDLVQPPLLRTPDRPALTAWHTLTSSPVEPDDQAGA
- a CDS encoding LysE family translocator, whose product is MTTVTQLVAFCGVVSLGAMSPGPDFAVVVRRSALRGRTEGMAAAAGIATGVFLWAVAAAAGVAALVATVPVVLTTIRYAGAAYLAYLGIRALLAAFRPAPDGLAVAPGTTGGAFRDGLLCNALNPKAAVFFLALLPQFLPAHPTAVDTLTLSLLAVAVTLVWFFTVANLVAAFRRLFARSRVRRTIDGLSGAALLGLGARLALAR
- a CDS encoding DUF2786 domain-containing protein is translated as MKSVRETIAAVVAGQTGYEDGLDLLAVAPATEVDPVLTAALFDATARLWRGGWQPAELHRVVTRRGSGVQPLLIADAVAAYLRGFAPKSVDARWRAQATELDARPWWGDDADYLRETVAHRRVDRVTLIDAMLSLLALLATLPPIEMLVPPPGQATPARRAPGTDAKLERVRALLAKAEATTFPAEAEAYTAKAQELISRHSLDEALLSADSETVIPYARRIGVDHPYENEKASLLTSVARANRCHVVWSPEFGFATVFGFDADIDAVDLLHTSLLVQAHRAMARTEPPGGKAGRSRLKTFRQSFLVGYAVRIGERLAEASRVALEQTGDTSALLPVLASRDLRVREARDRSFPQTVRGRGFRVGNLEGWESGREAADEARLH
- a CDS encoding extracellular solute-binding protein is translated as MPRRRHWMTFVAGNLTGAAIAACLFVFGPLAGPEELESGELVILSGQDDSAGGQRQQLVTIWNDTHPRNQARIVTLPEAADGQYAEMVNRAGDGGTDIFNLDVAWTARFAAPPSGRRLIRPIDESLLAERPDQAFMTKPLATCRYADQLWALPFNTDAGLLYYRTDQGLKPPFDWSKIRAAGTKPGFKATWTGQLNSYEGLTVNFLETVWSLGGDLAVAPDGRVTLDLAKWDEAAKLLTPSRDAKPGLVLPDSVSFEETSSRSAFRDGQTMFMRNWPVAYRAMRTAEPAGKPFAFDVTRLPGDSVLGGQNLAISERTTKPRAAQALIEFLTNERSQRLLFDNGGFAATRAAVYEDEAIKQKYAYLPRLREAIDTARLRPVSPNYVTFSRVLNERVHEVLVGRSPALPRDLADQLTRALQGR
- a CDS encoding caspase, EACC1-associated type, translated to MIATQRYRSRTFATLPGTTKDAADLKRVLADPRIGDFEVKVLHNPTVRAAGLAVKRFFSKAKPDDLLLLAITGHGKRDDRGKLFFVNRDTVPDSLWVTGLSAEHVSHEMRNSPARKTVVLLDCCFSGAFVHDEGLAIPLPPAAPGQAATEEDEEDRRTRGTVIITASTSIEQAFETNGDGDKIRSGLFTRCVVDGLETGEADLNRDGEVDVNELYQYVATQMGRIAKGRRQNPTYSAHRMQGVLRIAHSALPQVVDRPQPVRTPRPRPAPVPTNHGPLSRRVLVPLLVLGGLLSGCATQADSTIGGGGCPTPVQVRVAAAPGGLTAYREIAAGFEDWVAGRQHGCRGVDLYVYPVEAGEVTAGLRRGWTTGEDGADYLRDAGPQPDVWLPAAATDVPPGGLRDVIDRVEQVAQTPVVLGVPARARADDGLRRAVLSWPDLFAAVSRDPGVVRADFASSVIARMATAKLYADGTIDQAVARTTVEQPLEKALDAGTYPVGDEAGLLCRQRAARSSTAVIVTEQQLVRFNRGDPLDGACTGAAPPASADRLLAFYPADTPALEQVVVTLDWQGRAQSATTRAYATWFVRWLRQIPGRQVLLRAGLRPPGLDADEPLGPAYGALTVWPFARVVPDEPDELTRSDTATLHAATRRPGRFLVALDASGSMRTVTPDPDRTRFEVAAAAVEQAATRLGRRDELGLLTFSGRATREVLPIAPAGADPVGRVHRATAPIQPAGGTPLYEAVRRGASALRAGPGDPLRTLVVLTDGQDTSGQPRPSAAQTAGVRIFVIAVGDVSCADATLAGLATGTGGRCFDAGKGSLEPVLTGLFRAAWETGN
- a CDS encoding M1 family metallopeptidase; translation: MRKLLVATLATALTLAGGALPAQAAPAPGGAGLGDEYFPDYGNGGYDVSHYDVRLRYYPSDDRLTGTTTILAEATQDLSSFHLDFVLDVASVKVNNRPATFKREGDHELVVTPARAVTDGQAMTVVVQYSGVPSNKVAAGFTAWVRTPDGALAVGEPEEAWWWFPSNDHPSDKATFDVSVAVPDGVEVISNGVMPRNPVQEILGWTRWSWRSVKPQATYLAFLAIGQYEITRDTTADGQQVINAYSDLLTPDFEDAAKASVERTAEIVDWESGLFGPYAFEARGGVVAPPDTLGFALETQTRPVYSSGFFRSGSNTSVIVHENAHQWFGDTVSVDQWKNIWLNEGFASYAEWLWSEEQGEGTAQEIFDYLYAVEPDDFWTVAPAEPGPSEIFGGAVYDRGAMTLHQLRNTIGDQDFFTLLKTWVAEHRYGNGNTEQFIALAEKVSGEQLDDLFDAWLYTPSKPAVDGMSAFAEPVAPKSWAKIQQTHELLRDHS